A region of Arabidopsis thaliana chromosome 5, partial sequence DNA encodes the following proteins:
- a CDS encoding Major facilitator superfamily protein (Major facilitator superfamily protein; FUNCTIONS IN: transporter activity; INVOLVED IN: oligopeptide transport; LOCATED IN: membrane; EXPRESSED IN: petal, leaf whorl, flower; EXPRESSED DURING: 4 anthesis, petal differentiation and expansion stage; CONTAINS InterPro DOMAIN/s: Oligopeptide transporter (InterPro:IPR000109), Major facilitator superfamily, general substrate transporter (InterPro:IPR016196); BEST Arabidopsis thaliana protein match is: nitrate transporter 1.5 (TAIR:AT1G32450.1); Has 1807 Blast hits to 1807 proteins in 277 species: Archae - 0; Bacteria - 0; Metazoa - 736; Fungi - 347; Plants - 385; Viruses - 0; Other Eukaryotes - 339 (source: NCBI BLink).): MAAMDPRNNGNVAPLNERERAENLEVREVVEVQDDQSVVSLMSNDSDLQKKMMKKEEKKNGGWTNAIILLVNQGLATLAFFGVGVNLVLFLTRVMGQGNAEAANNVSKWTGTVYMFSLVGAFLSDSYWGRYLTCTIFQVIFVIGVGLLSFVSWFFLIKPRGCGDGDLECNPPSSLGVAIFYLSVYLVAFGYGGHQPTLATFGADQLDDDKNSKAAFFSYFYFALNVGALFSNTILVYFEDKGLWTEGFLVSLGSAIVALVAFLAPTRQYRYVKPCGNPLPRVAQVFVATARKWSVVRPGDPHELYELEGPESAIKGSRKIFHSTKFLFLDRAAVITENDRNGTRSNAWRLCSVTQVEEAKCVMKLLPIWLCTIIYSVIFTQMASLFVEQGDVMNAYVGKFHIPAASMSVFDIFSVFVSTGIYRHIIFPYVRPTELMRMGIGLIIGIMAMVAAGLTEIQRLKRVVPGQKESELTILWQIPQYVLVGASEVFMYVGQLEFFNGQAPDGLKNLGSSLCMASMALGNYVSSLMVNIVMAITKRGENSPGWIPENLNEGHMDRFYFLIAALAAIDFVVYLIFAKWYQPISHDEDSIKGGSGGSLKKTVSELEQV; this comes from the exons ATGGCCGCTATGGATCCGAGAAATAATGGCAACGTTGCTCCGCTAAAT GAGCGGGAGAGAGCAGAAAATTTGGAAGTTCGTGAAGTGGTAGAGGTTCAAGATGATCAAAGTGTGGTGTCTCTTATGTCCAACGATTCTGACCTTCagaaaaagatgatgaagaaagaggagaagaagaatggtggCTGGACAAACGCAATCATTTTGCTAG TAAATCAAGGGTTAGCTACATTGGCCTTCTTTGGTGTGGGAGTAAACTTGGTGTTGTTCCTAACACGTGTTATGGGACAAGGTAATGCAGAAGCTGCGAACAATGTAAGCAAGTGGACAGGAACAGTTTACATGTTCTCTCTCGTTGGGGCATTTCTTAGTGACTCCTATTGGGGTCGTTACTTGACTTGCACGATATTCCAAGTCATCTTCGTTATCGGTGTTGGCCTCCTCTCTTTTGTCTCTTGGTTTTTCTTGATTAAACCTCGAGGATGTGGCGATGGGGACCTTGAATGCAACCCTCCCTCTTCCCTCGGAGTTGCTATCTTTTATCTATCTGTATATTTGGTAGCTTTTGGATACGGAGGCCACCAGCCAACGCTGGCTACTTTCGGTGCAGACCagcttgatgatgataaaaacTCCAAAGCTGCGTTTTTCAGCTACTTCTACTTTGCTCTCAACGTGGGAGCTCTCTTTTCAAACACAATCCTTGTTTATTTTGAGGATAAAGGGTTGTGGACTGAAGGTTTCTTGGTGTCACTAGGCTCCGCTATTGTCGCATTGGTGGCTTTTTTGGCCCCAACAAGACAATATCGTTATGTCAAGCCGTGTGGTAACCCGTTGCCTCGTGTGGCGCAAGTATTTGTGGCCACTGCTCGTAAGTGGAGTGTTGTTCGACCAGGAGATCCGCATGAGTTGTACGAACTTGAAGGTCCTGAATCCGCCATTAAAGGAAGTCGAAAGATATTTCATAGTACCAAATTTCTCTTCTTGGATAGAGCAGCAGTGATTACAGAGAATGATAG GAATGGGACAAGGAGCAATGCATGGAGGTTGTGCAGTGTAACTCAAGTAGAGGAGGCAAAATGTGTGATGAAGTTGCTTCCAATATGGCTATGCACTATAATCTACTCAGTGATCTTCACACAAATGGCGTCATTGTTTGTGGAGCAAGGTGATGTGATGAATGCATACGTAGGGAAATTCCACATCCCCGCAGCGAGCATGTCGGTCTTCGACATATTCAGCGTCTTTGTATCAACAGGAATCTACCGCCACATCATATTTCCATACGTGAGACCCACGGAACTTATGCGGATGGGGATAGGGCTGATCATAGGGATAATGGCAATGGTAGCTGCAGGATTAACAGAGATCCAACGGCTGAAACGAGTAGTCCCGGGGCAAAAGGAGAGTGAGCTCACCATTTTATGGCAAATTCCACAGTACGTGCTTGTGGGAGCAAGTGAGGTGTTCATGTACGTTGGACAGTTAGAGTTCTTCAACGGACAAGCACCAGACGGGTTAAAGAACTTAGGAAGCTCGTTGTGTATGGCTTCGATGGCTTTAGGTAACTACGTGAGCAGTTTGATGGTTAATATTGTTATGGCCATAACCAAAAGAGGTGAGAATAGCCCCGGGTGGATACCGGAAAATCTCAACGAAGGTCATATGGATcggttttattttctgattgCCGCGTTAGCAGCTATCGATTTTGtggtttatttgatatttgcAAAGTGGTACCAACCCATAAGTCATGATGAAGATAGTATCAAGGGCGGTTCTGGTGGTAGTCTGAAGAAGACCGTTTCTGAGTTGGaacaagtttga
- the OFP8 gene encoding ovate family protein 8 (ovate family protein 8 (OFP8); CONTAINS InterPro DOMAIN/s: Protein of unknown function DUF623 (InterPro:IPR006458); BEST Arabidopsis thaliana protein match is: ovate family protein 7 (TAIR:AT2G18500.1); Has 1807 Blast hits to 1807 proteins in 277 species: Archae - 0; Bacteria - 0; Metazoa - 736; Fungi - 347; Plants - 385; Viruses - 0; Other Eukaryotes - 339 (source: NCBI BLink).) codes for MEKRMKLRVSRIVRSSLSSCRPRDLYDVVETCAVTSKATSSERFFVTKAKTKTPSRPKSHASSCPRASPIFPPNPFYEESRSFRDLRKKVKTNRKQRSQFGSDPLFASRFKSTGSWYWSCSEEEDEGDKEESEDDDSDTLFSSRSFSSDSSKAESFAVVKKSKDPYEDFRTSMVEMIVERQIFAPAELQQLLQCFLSLNSRQHHKVIVQVFLEIYATLFSP; via the coding sequence ATGGAGAAGAGAATGAAGCTCCGGGTTTCAAGAATAGTCCGGTCATCTTTAAGCTCTTGCCGACCACGAGATCTATACGACGTCGTCGAGACTTGTGCTGTTACAAGTAAAGCAACGTCTTCCGAGAGGTTCTTCGTTACCaaagccaaaaccaaaactccaTCACGACCAAAGAGTCATGCTTCTTCTTGCCCTCGTGCGTCACCTATATTCCCACCAAACCCTTTCTACGAAGAGAGCCGTTCATTTCGAGATTTAAGGAAGAAGGTCAAGACAAACAGGAAGCAAAGATCGCAGTTTGGTTCTGACCCTCTCTTTGCCTCACGTTTTAAGTCAACCGGGTCTTGGTACTGGTCTTGtagtgaggaagaagacgaaggagacaaagaagaaagtgaagatgatgattctgatactctcttttcttctagAAGCTTCTCCTCGGACTCTTCAAAGGCGGAGAGTTTTGCGGTGGTGAAGAAGTCAAAGGATCCATATGAAGATTTCAGGACGTCAATGGTGGAGATGATTGTTGAGAGACAGATATTTGCACCGGCTGAGTTACAACAGCTTCTTCAGTGTTTTTTGTCGTTAAACTCTCGTCAACACCACAAAGTTATTGTCCAAGTGTTCTTAGAAATTTATGCCACCTTGTTCTCTCCCTAA
- the S1P gene encoding SITE-1 protease (SITE-1 protease (S1P); CONTAINS InterPro DOMAIN/s: Peptidase S8/S53, subtilisin/kexin/sedolisin (InterPro:IPR000209), Peptidase S8, subtilisin-related (InterPro:IPR015500), Peptidase S8/S53, subtilisin, active site (InterPro:IPR022398); BEST Arabidopsis thaliana protein match is: Subtilisin-like serine endopeptidase family protein (TAIR:AT1G20160.1); Has 1807 Blast hits to 1807 proteins in 277 species: Archae - 0; Bacteria - 0; Metazoa - 736; Fungi - 347; Plants - 385; Viruses - 0; Other Eukaryotes - 339 (source: NCBI BLink).), giving the protein MKVLGEASSYPYRSCIIVVFLSVSLFWLRPSTYHPQQQNLNPENVTRLESENETKTNYIIRFKQYKPAKDHRIYLESKVRSGGWGWIERINPATKYPTDFGVLWIEESGKEAVVGEIERLEMVKDVNVEFKYQRVLLGGSFPDGKKRPGKIFTSMSFEEGTESSPMADTSNTTLNWSRHLLAQKTQVTSMFGADHLWKKGYTGAKVKMAIFDTGIRADHPHFRKIKERTNWTNEDTLNDNLGHGTFVAGVIAGRNPECLGFASDTEIYAFRVFTDAQVSYTSWFLDAFNYAIATDMDVLNLSIGGPDYLDLPFVEKVWEITASNIIMVSAIGNDGPLYGTLNNPADQSDVIGVGGIDNDDHIASFSSRGMSTWELPHGYGRVKPDVVAYGRDIMGSKISTGCKSLSGTSVASPVVAGIVCLLVSVIPEARRKDLLNPASMKQALVEGAAKLSGPNMYEQGAGRVDLLESYEILKSYHPRASIFPSILDYNDCPYSWPFCRQPLYAGAMPIIFNTTILNGMGVIGYIESPPTWHPANEEGNLLSIHFKYPDVIWPWTGYLALHMQIKEEGAQFTGEIEGNVTVKVYSPPASGESGPRRSTCSLQLKLKVIPTPPRAKRILWDQFHSIKYPPGYIPRDSLDVRNDILDWHGDHLHTNFHIMYNMLRDAGYYIETLGSPLTCFDAQQYGTLLMVDLEDDYFPEEIEKLRDDVINTGLGLVVFAEWYNVDTMVKMRFFDDNTRSWWTPVTGGANIPALNNLLASFGIAFGDKILNGDFSIDGEQSRYASGTNIVRFPAGGFLHTFPLLDSSESGATQNLLLTEASKEDPAVLGLLEIGEGRVGVYGDSNCLDSSHMVTNCYWLLKKMLDFSSSNIKDPVLFSKFAKRYSPVIIDEKQLPSRRTDVNFSTYSSVIGKELICESDSRFEVWGTKGYNLHVRGRNRRLPGYHGIDLGRGLNFTVESKRPTRWRSAKEGGELSSSRSKSLGGLFNRDEIDMPFLVPTRWIVLAGVVASGVLVLLSIWRIRQKRGRRRRASGSNRLA; this is encoded by the exons ATGAAGGTGCTCGGAGAAGCTTCTTCATATCCTTACAGATCCTGTATCATCGTCGTATTTCTCTCCGTTTCTCTCTTCTGGCTCCGTCCCAGCACTTACCATCCCCAGCAACAAAATCTCAATCCAGAGAACGTAACTCGTTTGGAGTCTGAGAATGAAACGAAGACTAACTATATAATCCGATTTAAGCAGTATAAGCCGGCGAAAGATCATCGAATTTACCTCGAATCGAAGGTCCGATCCGGTGGTTGGGGTTGGATCGAGAGGATTAACCCGGCGACGAAGTATCCGACTGACTTCGGTGTTCTATGGATCGAGGAAAGCGGGAAAGAGGCCGTGGTTGGAGAGATTGAGAGGCTGGAGATGGTGAAAGACGTGAACGTTGAGTTTAAGTACCAGAGAGTTTTGCTTGGAGGATCTTTTCCCGACGGGAAGAAACGTCCGGGGAAGATCTTCACTTCTATGTCTTTCGAAGAAGGAACTGAGTCCTCTCCTATGGCCGATACAAGTAACACCACGTTAAACTGGAGTCGACATCTTCTCGCTCAG AAGACTCAAGTCACGTCCATGTTTGGAGCAGATCATCTCTGGAAGAAGGGTTACACCGGCGCTAAAGTTAAAATGGCTATATTTGATACTGGAATAAGAGCTGATCACCCTCATTTTCGTAAGATCAAG GAGCGTACGAATTGGACAAATGAGGACACTTTGAATGACAACCTGGGTCATGGGACGTTTGTTGCTGGTGTTATTGCTGGTCGAAATCCAGAATGTCTTGGTTTTGCCTCAGACACGGAAATCTATGCTTTTCGAGTGTTCACAGATGCCCAG GTATCATACACCTCATGGTTTCTTGATGCTTTCAATTATGCTATAGCAACAGATATGGATGTATTAAATTTGAGCATTGGGGGACCGGATTACTTGGATCTGCCTTTTGTAGAGAAG GTTTGGGAAATAACAGCCAGCAATATCATTATGGTGTCTGCAATTGGAAATGATGGGCCACTTTACGGAACGTTAAATAATCCAGCTGACCAGAGTGATGTAATAGGTGTCGGAGGTATTGACAATGATGATCACATAGCTTCATTCTCATCTCGTGGCATGAGCACCTGGGAACTTCCTCATGG ATATGGCCGTGTGAAACCAGATGTGGTTGCATATGGCCGCGACATTATGGGGTCCAAGATCAGCACTGGTTGTAAAAGCCTGTCTGGAACAAGTGTGGCTAGTCCTGTTGTTGCTGGTATTGTTTGCCTACTTGTAAGTGTTATTCCTGAAGCTAGAAGGAAGGATCTGCTCAATCCAGCAAGCATGAAGCAGGCATTGGTCGAAGGTGCTGCTAAGCTTTCAGGTCCTAATATGTATGAACAGGGTGCTGGAAGAGTTGATCT ATTAGAATCATATGAAATTCTAAAGAGCTACCACCCCCGGGCAAGCATTTTCCCGAGCATTCTTGATTATAATGATTGTCCATATTCCTGGCCCTTTTGTCGTCAGCCGCTATATGCCGGGGCTATGCCCATCATTTTCAACACGACAATTCTTAATGGTATGGGTGTCATTGGCTATATTGAAAGTCCACCAACATGGCACCCTGCAAACGAGGAAGGAAATCTTCTGAGCATTCACTTTAAGTACCCGGATGTTATATGGCCGTGGACTGGTTATCTAGCTCTACACATGCAGATCAAGGAAGAAGGTGCACAGTTCACAGGTGAAATAGAGGGTAATGTAACTGTGAAAGTCTATAGCCCACCAGCCTCTGGAGAAAGTGGGCCTAGAAGGAGTACTTGTTCTCTTCAGTTGAAACTGAAAGTGATTCCCACTCCACCACGAGCGAAACGTATTTTGTGGGATCAATTTCACAGCATTAAATATCCTCCTGGTTATATTCCAAGAGACTCTTTGGATGTCCGCAATGACATACTTGATTGGCATGGTGATCACCTGCATACAAACTTTCACATCATGTACAACATGTTACGTGATGCTGGGTACTATATCGAGACTCTTGGTTCGCCCCTTACATGTTTTGATGCTCAGCAATATGGAACCCTTTTGATGGTTGACCTTGAAGATGATTACTTTccagaagaaattgaaaaactcaGAGATGACGTTATCAATACTGGACTGGGTCTGGTTGTGTTTGCTGAGTGGTATAATGTCGATACCATGGTGAAGATGAGATTCTTCGATGATAACACACGCAGTTGGTGGACTCCAGTCACTGGAGGTGCAAATATCCCAGCACTTAATAACCTTCTTGCATCATTTGGGATTGCGTTTGGGGACAAAATTCTGAATGGGGATTTCAGTATTGACGGTGAGCAGAGTCGATATGCTTCTGGAACAAACATAGTCCGGTTTCCTGCTGGTGGGTTTTTGCACACTTTTCCTTTATTAGACAGCTCTGAGAGTGGCGCTACCCAAAATCTACTGCTAACTGAGGCATCAAAG GAAGACCCTGCTGTTCTTGGGCTTTTGGAGATTGGTGAAGGTCGGGTTGGTGTATATGGAGACTCAAATTGTTTGGATAGTAGCCACATGGTCACCAACTGCTACTGGCTCCTGAAGAAAATGCTAGATTTTAGCAGTTCAAATATCAAAGACCCTGTacttttctcaaaatttgCTAAGAGATATTCACCAGTAATCATAGACGAGAAGCAACTGCCATCCCGAAGAACTGATGTAAATTTTTCAACATACTCTTCTGTGATCGGAAAGGAGCTAATCTGTGAGAGTGACTCCAGATTTGAAGTATGGGGGACTAAAGGATATAACTTACATGTCAGAGGAAGGAATCGTAGATTACCCGGTTATCATGGCATTGATTTGGGTAGAGGCTTGAATTTCACAGTGGAGAGTAAAAGACCAACGCGTTGGAGATCAGCCAAGGAAGGAGGTGAGCTTAGTTCTTCCAGGAGCAAGTCTCTGGGAGGCCTTTTCAATAGAGACGAG ATTGACATGCCATTTCTTGTTCCTACTCGCTGGATCGTACTTGCTGGTGTTGTAGCTAGTG GAGTTCTAGTGCTACTAAGCATATGGAGAATCAGGCAGAAGAGGGGTAGGCGGAGAAGAGCATCAGGGTCGAATCGATTAGCCTAG
- the S1P gene encoding SITE-1 protease, which produces MTTWVMGRLLLVLLLVEIQNVLVLPQTRKSMLFECSQMPSLLQVSYTSWFLDAFNYAIATDMDVLNLSIGGPDYLDLPFVEKVWEITASNIIMVSAIGNDGPLYGTLNNPADQSDVIGVGGIDNDDHIASFSSRGMSTWELPHGYGRVKPDVVAYGRDIMGSKISTGCKSLSGTSVASPVVAGIVCLLVSVIPEARRKDLLNPASMKQALVEGAAKLSGPNMYEQGAGRVDLLESYEILKSYHPRASIFPSILDYNDCPYSWPFCRQPLYAGAMPIIFNTTILNGMGVIGYIESPPTWHPANEEGNLLSIHFKYPDVIWPWTGYLALHMQIKEEGAQFTGEIEGNVTVKVYSPPASGESGPRRSTCSLQLKLKVIPTPPRAKRILWDQFHSIKYPPGYIPRDSLDVRNDILDWHGDHLHTNFHIMYNMLRDAGYYIETLGSPLTCFDAQQYGTLLMVDLEDDYFPEEIEKLRDDVINTGLGLVVFAEWYNVDTMVKMRFFDDNTRSWWTPVTGGANIPALNNLLASFGIAFGDKILNGDFSIDGEQSRYASGTNIVRFPAGGFLHTFPLLDSSESGATQNLLLTEASKEDPAVLGLLEIGEGRVGVYGDSNCLDSSHMVTNCYWLLKKMLDFSSSNIKDPVLFSKFAKRYSPVIIDEKQLPSRRTDVNFSTYSSVIGKELICESDSRFEVWGTKGYNLHVRGRNRRLPGYHGIDLGRGLNFTVESKRPTRWRSAKEGGELSSSRSKSLGGLFNRDEIDMPFLVPTRWIVLAGVVASGVLVLLSIWRIRQKRGRRRRASGSNRLA; this is translated from the exons ATGACAACCTGGGTCATGGGACGTTTGTTGCTGGTGTTATTGCTGGTCGAAATCCAGAATGTCTTGGTTTTGCCTCAGACACGGAAATCTATGCTTTTCGAGTGTTCACAGATGCCCAG CTTGTTGCAGGTATCATACACCTCATGGTTTCTTGATGCTTTCAATTATGCTATAGCAACAGATATGGATGTATTAAATTTGAGCATTGGGGGACCGGATTACTTGGATCTGCCTTTTGTAGAGAAG GTTTGGGAAATAACAGCCAGCAATATCATTATGGTGTCTGCAATTGGAAATGATGGGCCACTTTACGGAACGTTAAATAATCCAGCTGACCAGAGTGATGTAATAGGTGTCGGAGGTATTGACAATGATGATCACATAGCTTCATTCTCATCTCGTGGCATGAGCACCTGGGAACTTCCTCATGG ATATGGCCGTGTGAAACCAGATGTGGTTGCATATGGCCGCGACATTATGGGGTCCAAGATCAGCACTGGTTGTAAAAGCCTGTCTGGAACAAGTGTGGCTAGTCCTGTTGTTGCTGGTATTGTTTGCCTACTTGTAAGTGTTATTCCTGAAGCTAGAAGGAAGGATCTGCTCAATCCAGCAAGCATGAAGCAGGCATTGGTCGAAGGTGCTGCTAAGCTTTCAGGTCCTAATATGTATGAACAGGGTGCTGGAAGAGTTGATCT ATTAGAATCATATGAAATTCTAAAGAGCTACCACCCCCGGGCAAGCATTTTCCCGAGCATTCTTGATTATAATGATTGTCCATATTCCTGGCCCTTTTGTCGTCAGCCGCTATATGCCGGGGCTATGCCCATCATTTTCAACACGACAATTCTTAATGGTATGGGTGTCATTGGCTATATTGAAAGTCCACCAACATGGCACCCTGCAAACGAGGAAGGAAATCTTCTGAGCATTCACTTTAAGTACCCGGATGTTATATGGCCGTGGACTGGTTATCTAGCTCTACACATGCAGATCAAGGAAGAAGGTGCACAGTTCACAGGTGAAATAGAGGGTAATGTAACTGTGAAAGTCTATAGCCCACCAGCCTCTGGAGAAAGTGGGCCTAGAAGGAGTACTTGTTCTCTTCAGTTGAAACTGAAAGTGATTCCCACTCCACCACGAGCGAAACGTATTTTGTGGGATCAATTTCACAGCATTAAATATCCTCCTGGTTATATTCCAAGAGACTCTTTGGATGTCCGCAATGACATACTTGATTGGCATGGTGATCACCTGCATACAAACTTTCACATCATGTACAACATGTTACGTGATGCTGGGTACTATATCGAGACTCTTGGTTCGCCCCTTACATGTTTTGATGCTCAGCAATATGGAACCCTTTTGATGGTTGACCTTGAAGATGATTACTTTccagaagaaattgaaaaactcaGAGATGACGTTATCAATACTGGACTGGGTCTGGTTGTGTTTGCTGAGTGGTATAATGTCGATACCATGGTGAAGATGAGATTCTTCGATGATAACACACGCAGTTGGTGGACTCCAGTCACTGGAGGTGCAAATATCCCAGCACTTAATAACCTTCTTGCATCATTTGGGATTGCGTTTGGGGACAAAATTCTGAATGGGGATTTCAGTATTGACGGTGAGCAGAGTCGATATGCTTCTGGAACAAACATAGTCCGGTTTCCTGCTGGTGGGTTTTTGCACACTTTTCCTTTATTAGACAGCTCTGAGAGTGGCGCTACCCAAAATCTACTGCTAACTGAGGCATCAAAG GAAGACCCTGCTGTTCTTGGGCTTTTGGAGATTGGTGAAGGTCGGGTTGGTGTATATGGAGACTCAAATTGTTTGGATAGTAGCCACATGGTCACCAACTGCTACTGGCTCCTGAAGAAAATGCTAGATTTTAGCAGTTCAAATATCAAAGACCCTGTacttttctcaaaatttgCTAAGAGATATTCACCAGTAATCATAGACGAGAAGCAACTGCCATCCCGAAGAACTGATGTAAATTTTTCAACATACTCTTCTGTGATCGGAAAGGAGCTAATCTGTGAGAGTGACTCCAGATTTGAAGTATGGGGGACTAAAGGATATAACTTACATGTCAGAGGAAGGAATCGTAGATTACCCGGTTATCATGGCATTGATTTGGGTAGAGGCTTGAATTTCACAGTGGAGAGTAAAAGACCAACGCGTTGGAGATCAGCCAAGGAAGGAGGTGAGCTTAGTTCTTCCAGGAGCAAGTCTCTGGGAGGCCTTTTCAATAGAGACGAG ATTGACATGCCATTTCTTGTTCCTACTCGCTGGATCGTACTTGCTGGTGTTGTAGCTAGTG GAGTTCTAGTGCTACTAAGCATATGGAGAATCAGGCAGAAGAGGGGTAGGCGGAGAAGAGCATCAGGGTCGAATCGATTAGCCTAG
- a CDS encoding Exostosin family protein, translated as MEVRSELRKQSRSGKRKWAILVGIVALTHILLLLSYGDALRYLLPDGRRLKLPNENNALLMTPSRNTLAVNVSEDSAVSGIHVLEKNGYVSGFGLRNESEDDEGFVGNVDFESFEDVKDSIIIKEVAGSSDNLFPSETTVMQKESVSTSNNGYQVQNVTVQSQKNVKSSILSGGSSIASPASGNSSLLVSKKVSKKKKMRCDLPPKSVTTIDEMNRILARHRRTSRAMRPRWSSRRDEEILTARKEIENAPVAKLERELYPPIFRNVSLFKRSYELMERILKVYVYKEGNRPIFHTPILKGLYASEGWFMKLMEGNKQYTVKDPRKAHLYYMPFSARMLEYTLYVRNSHNRTNLRQFLKEYTEHISSKYPFFNRTDGADHFLVACHDWAPYETRHHMEHCIKALCNADVTAGFKIGRDISLPETYVRAAKNPLRDLGGKPPSQRRTLAFYAGSMHGYLRQILLQHWKDKDPDMKIFGRMPFGVASKMNYIEQMKSSKYCICPKGYEVNSPRVVESIFYECVPVIISDNFVPPFFEVLDWSAFSVIVAEKDIPRLKDILLSIPEDKYVKMQMAVRKAQRHFLWHAKPEKYDLFHMVLHSIWYNRVFQAKRR; from the exons ATGGAGGTTAGATCTGAGCTCCGAAAACAGTCACGAAGTGGAAAGAGGAAATGGGCTATTTTAGTTGGGATTGTGGCTCTTACTCATATCTTGTTATTACTTTCATATGGTGACGCCTTAAGATATCTGTTGCCTGATGGTAGAAGACTGAAACTTCCCAATGAGAACAATGCGTTGTTGATGACTCCATCACGAAACACACTTGCGGTTAACGTTTCTGAGGATTCTGCAGTCTCGGGGATTCATGTCTTGGAGAAAAATGGGTATGTTTCAGGTTTTGGTCTAAGGAATGAGTCTGAGGATGATGAAGGGTTTGTTGGAAATGTTGATTTTGAGAGCTTTGAAGATGTGAAAGACAGTATCATCATCAAAGAAGTTGCTGGAAGCAGTGATAATCTTTTTCCTTCAGAGACTACTGTAATGCAAAAGGAGAGTGTTTCAACGAGTAATAATGGTTATCAGGTGCAAAATGTGACGGTTCAAAGTCAGAAGAACGTCAAAAGCTCTATTTTAAGTGGGGGCTCCTCCATTGCTAGTCCTGCATCTGGAAATAGTTCCTTGCTTGTTTCTAAGAAAgtaagtaagaagaagaaaatgcgGTGTGATCTTCCACCAAAATCTGTGACAACAATAGATGAGATGAATCGGATATTAGCAAGGCACCGTAGAACTTCACGAGCAATG CGACCGCGTTGGTCTTCGAGGAGAGATGAGGAGATATTGACTGCAAGGAAGGAGATAGAGAATGCTCCGGTTGCAAAACTTGAACGGGAGCTCTACCCTCCAATATTCCGTAATGTTTCCCTGTTTAAAAG GAGTTACGAACTTATGGAACGGATACTCAAAGTTTACGTATATAAGGAAGGGAACCGCCCCATCTTTCATACTCCGATACTCAAGGGATTGTATGCATCAGAGGGATGGTTCATGAAGTTGATGGAAGGAAACAAGCAGTACACTGTAAAGGACCCAAGAAAGGCTCACTTGTACTATATGCCATTTAGTGCACGGATGCTAGAATACACACTTTATGTGCGTAATTCTCACAACCGCACTAACCTACGCCAGTTTCTTAAGGAATATACGGAGCACATCAGTTCCAAGTACCCTTTCTTCAATAGAACCGATGGAGCCGatcattttcttgttgctTGTCATGATTGG GCACCATATGAGACTAGGCACCACATGGAGCATTGCATTAAAGCTTTATGCAATGCAGACGTAACCGCAGGCTTTAAGATTGGAAGAGACATCTCACTCCCTGAAACATATGTCAGAGCCGCCAAAAATCCGCTTCGTGATTTGGGTGGAAAACCGCCGTCTCAGAGGCGGACCCTGGCTTTCTATGCTGGAAGCATGCACGGTTACTTACGTCAGATTCTGCTACAGCATTGGAAAGACAAAGACCCGGACATGAAAATCTTCGGGCGAATGCCATTTGGTGTGGCGAGCAAGATGAATTACATCGAGCAGATGAAAAGCAGCAAGTACTGCATTTGTCCTAAAGGGTACGAAGTCAACAGCCCGAGGGTGGTTGAATCGATTTTCTATGAGTGTGTCCCTGTGATCATCTCCGACAACTTTGTGCCACCTTTCTTCGAGGTTCTTGATTGGAGTGCGTTCTCGGTCATTGTTGCGGAGAAAGACATCCCGAGGTTGAAAGATATCTTGTTATCAATACCAGAAGACAAATACGTGAAGATGCAAATGGCGGTGAGAAAGGCGCAAAGGCACTTTCTGTGGCATGCTAAACCTGAGAAATATGATCTGTTTCATATGGTTTTGCATTCTATTTGGTATAACAGAGTGTTCCAAGCAAAGCGTAGATGA